The genomic segment CCTCGAAACGCCCATGTACCTGAAATGTGGCTACGTCTGCTGCCTGCAGTGCCTGGATTCGCTGCAGAGGGAGCCCGACGGGGCGGGCCTACTGTGCCCCTCCTGCTCCGTGGTCTCTCAGAAGGAGGACCTCAGGCCCGGAAGCCAGCTTGGGAGCCTGGTTGCAAAGATCAAGGAGTTAGAGCCCCAGCTGCGAGCTGTTCTACGGATGAACCCAAAGATACGCAAGTTCCAAGGTACAGCCTGTCCCCACACATAAATGCTCTGGAAGACGCAGCCTGCCTACCCGTTTCttctaatgtttctttttttttttaaggtttatttatttttgagacagagggagagagagcacgaatgggggaggggcagagaaagaggagacacagaatctgaaacgaaggttccaggctctgagctgccagcacagagcccgatgcagggctcgaactcacaaaccgtgagatcatgaccggagccgaagtcggacgtttaacccgactgagccacccaggcgccccctgcctaCCCATTTCTTAAGGGGATGAGCTGAAACATAGCTTTCCAAGGCCCGGTCATGCTTTCCTGGAAGTACAGATTAGCGCCACCTATGAGAAAACAATTTCAGCTTCCGGCCGTGGCCTGCACCCGAGAGGAGTCACGCCTGACTCTCTCCCAAGTCAGGGTTACCGTGGATTCTCACGGCTCAGCTGCGCGTCTAACGTGCTCAAGGATGCCAGGAGGGACCTCCCAGGCTCCTTGGAGCTCGCAGAGCCCTTGCTCCTCCTGGCTCTGTCCCGACTCTGTCCCGACTCCCCTGTGCTGGGTCCTGAGGGGTGGCGGGTCCCGTGGGTGTGAATGGGCTGTGAGGAGGGTGCTGGGGTGGGCACGCCAGCCCACAGTGTCGTGCCAAGGACACGGGTCTCTGTGTTCCCGGAGTTTACATTCCAGCTCCTTGCAACCTGAATCTGAGATGGTGAGCCGTGTCCCAGAAACGTGACCGGTCTCGACACGTCCCCTGTGACGGTTGGAGGGTCTGGGCATCTTCCAAACACCTGTGTGCTGGGACGCCAAGTGCAGCCGTTGGTGTTGGGTCCAGAGGGTTTATTTCCAAGGCTACTGGCTCCACCCATGCGGTCACCTGGCCTCCCTACAGGGCAAGCCAGAGACGTGGGCAGCACCCACAGTCCTTTTCcttccaccccctgcccctctggcacTGCCCTGTGTCTATGTCACTGCCAGAGCCCAGCACGTCCCCACTGGTGTCCACAGGggtcccttcctctgcctggacTGTCCAGAGTTCACCCGTCTCCTTCGGGACCCCCAGCCTTACTCCTGTGTGATTACAACTCCAGGGAGCAAGGGCCCGGGATGCACTTGTCTGCTCAACATCGGTAGACGAGGAAGGTACTGGCCAAGGACAACGAAATATGTGAAAAACTTGCATATTTACTGTTATTCTGCACTAAGTGCACTAGTTTCCGTCCTTCACACATTCACCTGATGCCTGCAGGTCAGCAGGGCCCGCACTACTTTGCATGATAATTTGAGACCATGCCGCCCGGCATCTTCGGTCAGATCACTTGGTGTGAAGAGAACACACGCTAGGAGTCAGAGGGACTAGTTCTGAGCACCGTCACCCACTCGGTCTATAAACTCGACCTCCTCAGGGACCAGGGAAGTTTCCCCGGGAAATTCCGAGCAGCACGGAGCGGAGGGTGAAGGGGTGACCGCGGCCGAGACGTCTGGGCCTTTGCAGCAGACGTGCAGAGGGCTGCCGGGCGCGTGTGCTTGCtgactggcttctctctctcccacagtgGACGTGACCTTGGACGTTGACACGGCCAACGGCTACCTCGTCATTTCTGAGGACCTGAAGAGTGTCCACTGCGGGTATTCCAGACAGAACCGGACGCCCCGGGCCGAGAGATTCGACTACGCCCTCTGTGTGCTGGGCTCCCCTGGGTTCTCCTCTGGCCGCCACTACTGGGAGGTGGACGTGGGGACCAGCAAGGAATGGGACGTGGGTGTTTGCAGAGACTCTGCTCGTCGGCAAGGGCCGGTTCTGCTGTCCTCAGAGTTTGGCTTCTGGACGGTGGGTCTGAGGACAGATCTCTTCCAAGCCGGCACCATGCCTGTGACTGTTCTCTCGGTGAGCCCCCGGTTACACCGCGTAGGGGTCTTCCTGGATAGGAATTTTGGCACTGTTTCCTTTTACCACGTTAGCGACGGATCCCACATTTTCACATTCACTGAAATTCCTGCCGCGGAGACGCTGCGTCCGTTTTTTGCTCCTGGGAATCCGACCACGGACGGGCAAGAAGTCCTGAGAATCTGCCCTGTGAGGAGCCCAGGCGTTGCCAGCCACCCCGCGGGTTCTGGGCAGGGCAAACGAACCTCCGATACAGAACATTTGTAGAGAATTCCCGTGTGCTCACAGCCAGAGCCGGGAACTCTCCTGCCGGTTAGGTGCGTGGTGCAGACGTGGCAGGAAAACACGCAACGGCTGGTGAATCGCGAACGCTAATTACATGAAAGCATTTAAGCGTCAGCACAGTTGTTTCTCTGGGGACTTGTTCCTATTTCTGTTCCGATGACTGGGTTCTGGGTTTTCACATCAGTTTCtgagtgtttttttattttctgcagtaTTAACTTAGTGTGTAATGGAGGTTATAAACGAAGTAAAAACTTGGATGTGACCCAACGGGTTAACTGACTTTCTAGGTGATATGTGGGCCAAGACCTATGTAAAcagtaaaaatgtgtgtgtgtgtgtgtgtgtgtgtgtgtgtgtattttcggCTTTACTCAACCGCTGAAAGGCacacattcctttcaagtgcaCACCAGTCCAGGAACGCGGGAAGGAGGCAGATAGGGCCGTCCAGGAGGTGGCAGCCTGGCATCACGGGGGCTCGGATGCACTTGGTACCACCGGAGTGCCAGCTTAAAGCAAGAGGTTCGCCCCTGGTCACTCTGCATTGGgctgcacgccccccccccccccccccccccccccgggtttCCACACACATACCACTGTCAGCCCAGGGAGGTTCTTtgcgggcagggggcggggctgtgTCACCCCGGCAGGATCCACCCCTTTCCAATACAGCGccatttttaacatttcctttttgtgtgcCGAAGTCATCccactttattttctaatgttcagTTATCGCTGCCTAGTTAGGGCTAGGCTTGGAGTGACGGTAAGTGAACCGGTGAGAACACCCCACCCAGGGCCTCTCCCCCTGCAGTCCACTCCCCTTGGAGAGCAGGGGACTGGGGTTAACTGTTACAGGGCCCCACATCAACGCAGGCTAGCACATCCCCCGGCAGTAGAGGGGGCCACCCGTGTGCAGTTCTCAGGAGGGGCCTCCAGGGTGCCGAGGATGAGGGGGGCCGGCCCTCAGCACGGATGGTACAGCCAGGCGGGCATCAAGGGGTTGGCAAGCAGGTTAGAGCACCGTTGTCTAGAGTCATGTTTGCTTGAAAGTGTCCAGGAGACCCGTTTAAGAAGGAATCATTAAATAGAACTCTGAAATTACAAATGTGCAAACTAAAATACATgagtgatgaaaaagaattagCCTTACACAcagaatgaaaaaacagaaatactcaGTAGGAAGCAACAGAGGGCAGAGACCGGGCCCACGGCAGGCGTGTCCTTGTCCCAGGGGCTGGGGCCCGACAGGCCTGCAGGGCTGGAAGTCACTCAAAGCACAAGGCCGTGCAGGGAGCTAACTTTCCTCAGTCGGCAGTAAGTACACTAGGCTCTCAGGCCACGTGGTGTCG from the Prionailurus viverrinus isolate Anna chromosome E2, UM_Priviv_1.0, whole genome shotgun sequence genome contains:
- the RFPL4A gene encoding ret finger protein-like 4A, which translates into the protein MAEHFKEVSRCLVCLAYLETPMYLKCGYVCCLQCLDSLQREPDGAGLLCPSCSVVSQKEDLRPGSQLGSLVAKIKELEPQLRAVLRMNPKIRKFQVDVTLDVDTANGYLVISEDLKSVHCGYSRQNRTPRAERFDYALCVLGSPGFSSGRHYWEVDVGTSKEWDVGVCRDSARRQGPVLLSSEFGFWTVGLRTDLFQAGTMPVTVLSVSPRLHRVGVFLDRNFGTVSFYHVSDGSHIFTFTEIPAAETLRPFFAPGNPTTDGQEVLRICPVRSPGVASHPAGSGQGKRTSDTEHL